A genome region from Ralstonia solanacearum K60 includes the following:
- a CDS encoding LysR family transcriptional regulator, which produces MSHSPLRYLHSFLTVANEGSFVRAADRLAVSQPALSYQMRQLEQWLGVPLFERAGRKLVLTRAGASVRAWCRDAFAGLDELRAALHSGETERVSLKLASGAGFGRYVLMPALLDPAPESDAPLLDDVRLELAFGSDDEVFAHVESGRADLGFVYTPRTSRLFQHHAVYTEEFVLACGAQALRERGAAPRTLADCAALPFVTYDESDAVYGLWFQALFRRMPETTVSAHHVSELEEVATLVAAGMGWSVLPLHAIRDAVASARLQVVRPVSARRCRNTVFAVRRTSSFPSEAQDRLLVRLAQLEAAAAKA; this is translated from the coding sequence ATGTCCCATTCGCCGCTGCGTTACCTGCATAGTTTCCTGACCGTCGCCAACGAGGGCAGCTTCGTACGCGCGGCGGACCGGCTGGCCGTATCGCAGCCGGCGCTGTCGTACCAGATGCGCCAACTGGAGCAATGGCTGGGCGTGCCGCTGTTCGAGCGCGCCGGGCGCAAGCTGGTGCTCACGCGTGCCGGCGCCTCGGTGCGGGCATGGTGCCGCGATGCATTCGCCGGGCTGGACGAGCTGCGCGCCGCGCTGCACAGCGGCGAGACGGAGCGCGTATCGCTCAAGCTGGCGAGCGGCGCCGGCTTCGGCCGCTACGTGCTGATGCCGGCGCTGCTGGATCCGGCCCCCGAATCCGACGCGCCGCTGCTGGACGACGTGCGGCTGGAATTGGCCTTCGGCAGCGACGACGAGGTCTTCGCCCACGTCGAATCGGGCCGTGCCGACCTGGGCTTTGTCTATACGCCGCGCACCTCCAGGCTGTTCCAGCACCACGCGGTCTACACCGAGGAGTTCGTGCTGGCCTGCGGCGCCCAGGCGTTGCGCGAGCGCGGCGCTGCCCCACGCACGCTGGCCGATTGCGCGGCGCTGCCGTTCGTCACCTACGACGAGTCCGATGCGGTGTACGGGCTGTGGTTCCAGGCGCTGTTCCGGCGCATGCCGGAGACGACCGTCAGCGCGCACCACGTCTCGGAACTGGAGGAGGTCGCCACGCTGGTGGCGGCCGGCATGGGCTGGTCGGTGCTGCCGCTGCATGCCATCCGCGACGCGGTGGCGAGCGCCCGGCTGCAGGTGGTGCGGCCGGTGTCGGCGCGGCGCTGCCGCAACACCGTGTTCGCGGTGCGGCGCACCTCGAGCTTTCCCAGCGAGGCGCAGGACCGTTTGCTGGTGCGGCTGGCGCAGCTCGAAGCGGCCGCAGCGAAAGCCTAG
- the rocD gene encoding ornithine--oxo-acid transaminase, giving the protein MTTATTHPSLVLEERYGARNYAPLPVMLERGEGVWLFDTAGRRYLDMMSAYSAISFGHSHPKLVAALIEQAGRLTLTSRAFHNTELGPFLADICRLTRMDRALPMNTGAEAVETAIKAARKWAREVKGTPPDAAEIIVFDNNFHGRTTTIVGFSSHEQYRYGFGPFAAGFRRIPFGDAEALRAAIGPDTGAILIEPIQGEGGIVVPPPGYLKLARALATQHNALLVCDEVQTGLGRTGDVLASWHEGVQADLVVLGKALGGGMVPVSAIAGREDVIGVFRPGDHGSTFGGNPLAAHIGRAALALLQETQLPQHAARLGEAYIAELKSLVGHGVRQVRGRGLMIGLQLDADIDAHDFAAALAEHGVLTKDTYGNVVRLTPPLVIAQQELELALDVIRRTLADWPRRKAA; this is encoded by the coding sequence ATGACAACCGCAACCACCCACCCCAGCCTAGTCCTGGAGGAACGCTATGGCGCGCGCAACTACGCGCCGCTGCCGGTGATGCTGGAACGCGGCGAAGGCGTCTGGCTGTTCGACACGGCAGGCCGGCGCTACCTCGACATGATGTCGGCCTACTCCGCCATCAGCTTCGGCCATTCGCATCCGAAGCTGGTCGCCGCGCTGATCGAGCAGGCCGGCCGGCTGACGCTGACTTCGCGCGCCTTCCACAACACCGAGCTCGGGCCGTTCCTGGCCGACATCTGCCGGCTCACGCGCATGGACCGCGCGCTGCCGATGAACACCGGCGCCGAAGCCGTGGAGACGGCCATCAAGGCGGCCCGCAAATGGGCCCGCGAAGTCAAGGGCACGCCGCCGGACGCGGCCGAGATCATCGTCTTCGACAACAACTTCCACGGCCGCACCACCACCATCGTCGGCTTCTCCTCGCACGAACAGTACCGCTACGGCTTCGGCCCGTTCGCAGCGGGCTTCCGCCGCATCCCGTTCGGCGATGCCGAGGCGCTGCGGGCCGCCATCGGCCCCGACACCGGCGCCATCCTGATCGAGCCGATCCAGGGCGAGGGCGGCATCGTGGTGCCGCCGCCCGGCTACCTGAAGCTCGCGCGCGCACTGGCGACGCAGCACAACGCCCTGCTCGTCTGCGATGAGGTGCAGACCGGGCTGGGCCGCACGGGCGATGTGCTCGCCAGTTGGCACGAGGGCGTACAGGCTGACCTGGTGGTGCTGGGCAAGGCGCTTGGCGGCGGCATGGTGCCGGTGTCGGCCATCGCGGGGCGGGAAGACGTGATCGGCGTGTTCCGGCCGGGCGACCACGGCTCTACCTTCGGCGGCAACCCGCTGGCCGCGCACATCGGCCGCGCGGCACTCGCCTTGCTGCAGGAAACGCAGTTGCCGCAGCACGCGGCGCGCCTGGGCGAAGCCTACATCGCCGAGTTGAAGTCGCTGGTCGGGCACGGCGTGCGGCAGGTGCGCGGGCGCGGCCTGATGATCGGCCTGCAGCTCGATGCCGACATCGACGCGCACGACTTCGCGGCCGCGCTGGCCGAACACGGCGTGCTGACCAAGGACACCTACGGCAACGTGGTCCGCCTGACGCCGCCGCTGGTGATCGCGCAGCAAGAGCTGGAACTGGCGCTGGACGTCATCCGCCGCACGCTGGCCGACTGGCCGCGCCGCAAGGCGGCCTGA
- a CDS encoding arginase: MTIIDLIGAAIGCGAQDDGCRDGPRALLQAGALQRLQTSDTHGGLAHGIELATPAGHSRSARLAALPGVAGFSRALADATAHSVHEGHVPVVIGGDHSCAIGTWSGVASALRPAGPLGLIWIDAHLDSHTPQTSDSGAIHGMPLAALLGHGPRELTQVREAGPKLLPQHVVVIGARSYEPAERALIDRLGVRVIDAGEVARGGLRAVMADAIRIVTANTAAFGVTLDLDAFDPAVAPGVGSPEPGGLTGQDMTQALAACARDARFAAFELVEYNPRHDKGGITARLALDLLGAVAGALHAQRRAYASAA, encoded by the coding sequence ATGACCATCATCGACCTGATCGGCGCGGCCATCGGCTGCGGCGCGCAAGACGACGGCTGCCGGGACGGCCCGCGCGCGCTGCTGCAGGCCGGCGCGCTGCAGCGGCTGCAGACATCCGACACGCACGGCGGCCTGGCGCACGGCATCGAACTGGCGACACCGGCCGGCCACAGCCGCTCGGCCCGGCTGGCGGCGCTGCCGGGCGTGGCCGGGTTCTCGCGCGCGCTGGCCGACGCGACGGCGCACAGCGTGCACGAAGGGCACGTGCCGGTCGTCATCGGTGGCGATCACTCGTGCGCGATCGGCACGTGGTCGGGCGTGGCCTCGGCGTTGCGGCCGGCCGGCCCCCTCGGACTGATCTGGATCGACGCGCACCTGGACAGCCACACCCCGCAGACCAGCGACTCCGGCGCCATCCACGGCATGCCGCTGGCCGCGCTGCTCGGCCACGGCCCGCGCGAACTGACGCAGGTGCGCGAGGCGGGCCCCAAGCTGCTGCCGCAGCACGTGGTGGTGATCGGCGCGCGCAGCTACGAGCCGGCCGAGCGCGCACTGATCGACCGATTGGGCGTGCGCGTGATCGATGCGGGGGAAGTCGCCCGCGGCGGCCTGCGCGCGGTGATGGCCGATGCCATCCGCATCGTCACGGCCAACACGGCGGCCTTCGGGGTCACGCTCGATCTGGATGCCTTCGATCCGGCCGTGGCGCCCGGCGTGGGCTCGCCGGAACCGGGCGGCCTCACGGGGCAGGACATGACGCAGGCGCTGGCCGCCTGCGCCCGCGATGCGCGCTTCGCGGCCTTCGAACTGGTGGAATACAACCCGCGCCACGACAAGGGCGGGATCACCGCGCGGCTGGCGCTGGACCTGCTGGGCGCCGTCGCGGGCGCGCTGCACGCGCAGCGCCGCGCCTATGCAAGCGCGGCCTGA
- a CDS encoding dihydroneopterin aldolase translates to MLSLLSHPRLSHCRRLFLRNYEVRINIGVHEFEKKGEQRVLINIELYVPLEHSTPQHDKLHEVVDYDFMRETVARRMAQGHVHLQETLCDDVVTAMLKHPHVLAARVSTQKPDVYPDCESVGVEVFRIKD, encoded by the coding sequence ATGCTTTCCCTGCTTTCCCACCCGCGCCTGTCGCACTGCCGCCGCCTGTTCCTGCGCAACTACGAGGTGCGGATCAACATCGGCGTGCACGAATTCGAGAAGAAGGGCGAGCAGCGCGTCCTGATCAACATTGAGCTGTACGTGCCGCTGGAACATTCGACGCCCCAGCACGACAAGCTGCATGAAGTGGTCGACTACGACTTCATGCGCGAGACCGTGGCGCGCCGTATGGCGCAGGGCCACGTGCACCTGCAGGAGACGCTGTGCGACGACGTGGTGACGGCCATGCTCAAGCACCCGCACGTGCTGGCCGCGCGGGTGTCGACGCAGAAGCCGGATGTCTATCCGGACTGCGAGTCGGTGGGCGTGGAAGTGTTCCGCATCAAGGACTGA
- a CDS encoding SDR family oxidoreductase, translating into MAQTPTEPIAPSPVPPRIALVTGAARRVGRVIALALARQGWDVAVHCHRSRAEADTVAAEIIAMGRRAAVLQADLSDEPATGRLIADCIAALGTPTCLVNNASLFQYDVATSFSYASLDTHMRTNVAAPLLLSRELHRALTAEGGSARDVRGVVINLLDQKLDNLNPDFLSYTLSKAALATATMQLAQALAPVLRVVGVAPGITLVSGDQSASGFVRAHQMTPLGQSSTPEDIAEAVCFLVTSRAITGTTLFVDGGQHLMPLARDVMFLTE; encoded by the coding sequence ATGGCGCAGACGCCGACCGAACCGATCGCACCATCGCCCGTTCCACCTCGCATCGCCCTCGTGACCGGGGCTGCCCGCCGCGTGGGCCGCGTGATTGCCCTGGCGCTGGCCCGGCAGGGCTGGGATGTCGCCGTGCATTGCCACCGCTCCCGCGCCGAGGCGGACACGGTGGCCGCCGAAATCATCGCCATGGGCCGGCGTGCCGCCGTGCTGCAGGCGGATCTGTCGGACGAGCCCGCCACCGGTCGGCTCATCGCCGACTGCATCGCTGCGCTGGGTACGCCCACTTGCCTGGTCAACAACGCCTCGCTGTTCCAGTACGACGTGGCGACCAGTTTCAGCTACGCTTCGCTCGATACGCACATGCGCACCAACGTGGCGGCACCGCTGCTGCTGTCGCGCGAGTTGCACCGGGCGCTGACGGCCGAGGGCGGCAGCGCGCGCGATGTGCGCGGCGTCGTCATCAACCTGCTCGACCAGAAGCTGGACAATCTGAACCCCGACTTCCTGTCGTACACGCTGTCCAAGGCGGCGCTGGCGACCGCCACCATGCAGTTGGCGCAGGCGCTCGCGCCGGTGCTGCGCGTGGTGGGCGTGGCACCGGGCATCACGCTGGTATCGGGCGACCAGTCGGCCAGCGGGTTTGTACGCGCGCACCAGATGACGCCGCTGGGCCAGTCGTCCACGCCCGAAGATATCGCCGAGGCGGTGTGCTTCCTGGTCACCTCGCGCGCCATCACAGGCACCACGCTGTTCGTCGACGGCGGCCAGCACCTGATGCCGCTGGCCCGCGACGTGATGTTTCTGACCGAATAA
- a CDS encoding class I SAM-dependent methyltransferase, which yields MSKTVSLPLPTEAAQVQSDRLFSTIVHAIEAAGGWLPFERYMELALYAPGLGYYSGGAAKFGRRVEDGGDFITAPELTPFFGRTVAHQIAQVLQALPPGQRHVLEFGAGTGRLAADILTELETLGMRPDSYGIVELSGELRQRQQQALAALGPDLAGLARWHDRLPARFTGAMIGNEVLDAMPVSLWARRGGAWHRRGVAFDAEHGLRWSERAAAPAEVPPKLAALPGHEDFITESHEAAEGFIRSTGAALERGLLLLIDYGFPAAEYYHAHRANGTLMCHYRQHAHDDPFWLPGLQDITAHVDFSGIARAAHEAGLEVLGYASQARFLLGAGVGQLLMTLDPADPVRFLPAANAVQKLLSEAEMGELFKAIALGRGIDAALPLAGFAAADRSDRLG from the coding sequence ATGAGCAAAACCGTCAGTTTACCGCTTCCCACCGAGGCCGCGCAGGTGCAGTCCGACCGCCTGTTCTCCACCATCGTCCACGCCATCGAGGCCGCCGGCGGCTGGCTTCCGTTCGAACGCTACATGGAACTGGCGCTGTACGCGCCGGGCCTGGGCTACTACAGCGGCGGCGCGGCCAAGTTCGGCCGCCGCGTGGAAGACGGCGGCGACTTCATCACCGCGCCCGAACTGACCCCCTTCTTCGGCCGCACCGTCGCGCACCAGATCGCGCAGGTCCTGCAGGCACTGCCGCCCGGCCAGCGCCACGTGCTGGAGTTCGGCGCGGGCACCGGCAGGCTCGCGGCCGACATCCTGACCGAGCTGGAGACGCTCGGCATGCGGCCGGACAGCTACGGCATCGTCGAACTCTCGGGCGAACTGCGCCAGCGCCAGCAGCAGGCGCTGGCCGCGCTCGGCCCGGACCTGGCCGGCCTGGCCCGGTGGCACGACCGGCTGCCCGCGCGCTTCACCGGCGCGATGATCGGCAACGAGGTGCTGGATGCGATGCCCGTGTCGCTGTGGGCGCGGCGCGGCGGCGCCTGGCACCGGCGCGGCGTGGCCTTCGATGCGGAGCACGGCCTGCGCTGGTCCGAGCGCGCGGCCGCCCCGGCCGAGGTGCCGCCCAAGCTGGCCGCCCTGCCCGGCCACGAAGACTTCATCACCGAATCGCACGAAGCCGCCGAGGGCTTCATCCGCAGCACCGGCGCGGCGCTCGAGCGCGGCCTGCTGCTGCTGATCGACTACGGTTTCCCCGCCGCCGAGTACTACCACGCGCACCGCGCCAACGGCACGCTGATGTGCCACTACCGCCAGCATGCGCACGACGATCCGTTCTGGCTGCCGGGGCTGCAGGACATCACCGCGCACGTCGATTTTTCCGGCATCGCGCGGGCGGCGCACGAGGCGGGGCTGGAGGTGCTCGGCTATGCGAGCCAGGCGCGCTTTCTGCTGGGCGCGGGCGTCGGGCAGTTGCTGATGACGCTCGACCCGGCCGACCCGGTGCGCTTCCTGCCGGCCGCCAACGCGGTGCAGAAGCTGCTGTCGGAAGCGGAGATGGGCGAGCTGTTCAAGGCCATCGCGCTCGGCCGGGGCATCGACGCGGCGCTGCCGCTGGCGGGCTTTGCCGCGGCGGACCGCTCGGACCGGCTAGGCTGA
- a CDS encoding M48 family metallopeptidase produces MPRVARSLPLLLGLGLAAWAGAMDGPLPVPADGVKLEAPTTTSPNIRLVIPAEEIERRAQAEYRQIVGNAAREGALAPDTVPDLARIRAIVQRLVPQAPRWNPDAAHWQWEINLIGAAQANAFCMPGGKIAVFSGLLETFRLTDDELAMALGHEIAHALREHARARAGQREITNLGANVISQLFGFGNRGDAGFGEGASMRLLAFSRAEETEADLIGMDLAARAGFDPRAALTLWQKMGSLGGAEQKQFLSTHPSGRSRMTVLSRHLPETLPLYADALRMPMAKLSEYRSNMQYLGAAPVDNGDEAPMRPMVRQ; encoded by the coding sequence ATGCCACGCGTAGCGCGTTCCCTGCCCCTCCTGCTCGGACTCGGCCTGGCCGCCTGGGCCGGCGCCATGGACGGCCCGTTGCCCGTGCCCGCCGACGGCGTGAAGCTGGAGGCTCCGACCACCACTTCGCCCAACATCCGCCTGGTGATTCCCGCCGAAGAAATCGAACGCCGCGCGCAGGCCGAATACCGCCAGATCGTCGGCAACGCGGCCCGCGAGGGCGCCCTTGCGCCGGACACCGTGCCGGACCTCGCCCGCATCCGCGCCATCGTGCAGCGCCTGGTTCCGCAGGCGCCGCGCTGGAACCCGGACGCCGCGCACTGGCAGTGGGAGATCAACCTGATCGGCGCCGCGCAGGCCAATGCGTTCTGCATGCCGGGCGGCAAGATCGCCGTGTTCTCGGGCCTGCTGGAGACGTTCCGGCTGACCGACGACGAACTCGCCATGGCGCTCGGCCATGAGATCGCCCACGCCCTGCGCGAACACGCCCGCGCCCGCGCCGGCCAGCGCGAGATCACCAACCTCGGCGCCAATGTCATCTCGCAGTTGTTCGGCTTCGGCAACCGCGGCGATGCCGGTTTCGGCGAGGGCGCCAGCATGCGCCTGCTGGCCTTTTCCCGCGCCGAGGAAACCGAGGCCGACCTGATCGGCATGGATCTCGCCGCGCGCGCCGGATTCGATCCGCGCGCCGCGCTCACGCTGTGGCAGAAAATGGGCTCGCTCGGGGGCGCCGAGCAGAAACAGTTCCTGTCCACCCACCCGTCCGGGCGCTCGCGGATGACCGTACTGTCGCGCCACCTGCCGGAAACGCTGCCGCTGTACGCCGACGCGCTGCGGATGCCGATGGCAAAGCTGTCGGAATACCGATCGAATATGCAATATCTCGGCGCAGCCCCTGTCGATAATGGGGATGAGGCACCGATGCGGCCGATGGTGCGGCAATAG
- a CDS encoding EamA family transporter, with protein MASNRLITILATALAPCLWGTTYIVFTQTLPVSHPLLVGALRALPAGILLMLLGPSLPPRDKIGRLALVGVANIGVFFALLFVAAARLPGGVAATVMSVQPLIVGLLVWPVLGRRPRPAQLVAALAGSLGVGLLILGPAARLDAIGVAAALGAAVSMATGTVLIERWGRVGTPLALAAWQLALGGLVLVPVALAVEGLPPLPTLRNAAGFAYLIVIGTALGYWLWVRGIGRLGADVTFLSLLSPLTATVLGALLLGEWFSPVQTAGALLILAATVSGMALSRRARVVGPQDNAAARPIQPVAPRAGASR; from the coding sequence ATGGCTTCCAACCGTCTCATCACGATACTGGCCACCGCCCTGGCGCCATGCCTGTGGGGCACGACGTACATCGTCTTCACGCAGACCCTGCCGGTTTCGCATCCGCTGCTGGTGGGCGCGCTGCGCGCGTTGCCGGCGGGCATCCTGCTGATGCTGCTTGGGCCCAGCCTGCCGCCGCGCGACAAGATAGGGCGGCTCGCGCTGGTCGGGGTGGCGAATATCGGCGTGTTCTTCGCGCTGCTGTTCGTGGCGGCGGCGCGCTTGCCCGGCGGCGTGGCGGCGACCGTGATGTCGGTGCAGCCGCTGATCGTCGGGCTGCTGGTATGGCCCGTGCTGGGGCGGCGCCCGCGTCCGGCGCAACTGGTGGCGGCGTTGGCGGGCTCGCTGGGGGTGGGGCTGCTGATCCTCGGGCCGGCGGCGCGGCTCGACGCGATCGGTGTGGCCGCGGCCCTGGGCGCGGCGGTATCGATGGCGACCGGCACCGTGCTGATCGAACGCTGGGGCCGCGTCGGCACGCCGCTGGCACTGGCCGCGTGGCAACTGGCGCTGGGCGGGCTGGTGCTGGTGCCGGTGGCGTTGGCGGTGGAGGGGCTGCCGCCCCTGCCCACGCTGCGCAATGCCGCCGGCTTTGCCTATCTGATCGTCATCGGCACGGCGCTGGGCTACTGGCTGTGGGTGCGCGGCATCGGCAGGCTCGGGGCGGACGTGACCTTTTTGTCGCTGCTGAGTCCGCTGACGGCCACCGTGCTCGGTGCGCTGTTGCTGGGCGAGTGGTTCAGTCCGGTGCAGACCGCGGGCGCGCTGCTGATTCTGGCGGCGACGGTATCGGGGATGGCGTTGTCGCGGCGCGCGCGCGTGGTGGGGCCGCAGGACAACGCCGCCGCGAGGCCGATACAGCCCGTGGCGCCTCGTGCCGGGGCGTCCAGGTGA
- a CDS encoding nitroreductase family protein: MYERLADHPIAPLFLARWSPRAYDARPMPQADLLCLLEAARWAPSAYNYQPWRFLYARRDDAHWADFLGLLVPANGDWAQHAAALVFVLSDTLFDPDDAVDAVPSRSHSFDAGAAWAQLALQAVHLGYHARAMAGVDYARARAVLNVPERFHIEIAVAVGRRGPAASLPVPLQPHEGPTPRRALDELAFSGRFPA, from the coding sequence ATGTACGAACGTCTTGCCGATCACCCGATCGCCCCGTTGTTTCTGGCGCGCTGGTCGCCGCGTGCCTACGACGCCCGGCCCATGCCGCAAGCCGATCTGCTCTGCCTGCTGGAGGCCGCGCGGTGGGCGCCTTCGGCCTACAACTACCAGCCGTGGCGCTTCCTCTATGCCCGCCGCGACGACGCGCACTGGGCCGACTTCCTCGGCCTGCTGGTGCCGGCCAACGGCGATTGGGCGCAGCATGCGGCCGCGCTCGTCTTCGTGCTGTCCGATACGCTGTTCGATCCCGATGATGCGGTCGACGCGGTGCCGTCGCGCAGCCACAGCTTCGATGCGGGCGCGGCGTGGGCGCAACTGGCGCTGCAGGCGGTGCATCTGGGCTACCACGCGCGCGCCATGGCGGGGGTCGATTATGCGCGGGCGCGCGCCGTGCTGAACGTGCCGGAGCGCTTTCATATCGAGATCGCCGTGGCTGTCGGGCGCCGGGGGCCGGCCGCATCGCTGCCGGTGCCGCTGCAGCCGCACGAAGGGCCGACGCCGCGTCGGGCGCTCGATGAGTTGGCATTCAGCGGGCGCTTTCCTGCCTGA
- a CDS encoding MarR family winged helix-turn-helix transcriptional regulator, translating into MGQHDPMTAQGAPMDNLLAQWRRERPDLDPNPMAVCGEVWRAGERLRQGVVANIAGADLDTAGFDVLLTLRRQGRGNALSPSALAKDMLLSTSAMTNRLDRLEKRGLIARQTDPDDRRGLRIVLTEAGFTLVDGLVASHLATEERMLAALSAKEREQLRALLTKIGGTAN; encoded by the coding sequence ATGGGTCAACACGATCCCATGACCGCACAAGGGGCACCGATGGACAATCTGCTCGCGCAATGGCGGCGCGAGCGGCCCGACCTCGACCCCAACCCGATGGCCGTGTGCGGCGAGGTCTGGCGCGCTGGCGAGCGCCTGCGCCAAGGCGTGGTCGCCAACATTGCCGGCGCCGACCTGGATACGGCCGGCTTCGACGTGCTGTTGACGCTGCGCCGGCAGGGACGCGGCAACGCCCTGTCGCCGTCCGCGCTGGCCAAGGACATGCTGCTGTCTACCTCGGCCATGACCAACCGGCTCGACCGGCTGGAGAAGCGCGGGCTGATCGCCCGCCAGACCGATCCCGACGACCGGCGCGGCCTGCGCATCGTGCTGACGGAGGCCGGCTTCACCCTGGTCGACGGCCTGGTCGCCTCGCATCTGGCGACGGAGGAGCGGATGCTCGCCGCGCTCAGCGCGAAGGAGCGGGAGCAGCTACGGGCGCTGCTGACCAAGATCGGCGGCACCGCGAACTGA
- a CDS encoding YdcF family protein: MSLPVLFLLVVVTAICALRRQRRTARGLAVVSLALFVAIGCGPVPAWLLDSLEGPFEARPAVAWGKRNAIVLLGAGTRRVDGGVEPGVFSYPRLMEAAQQYQACRKTNADCKILVSGGDARHHGDPEAAVYRRALQAIGIDAGDVLLEANSMNTWQNAQFSRAALAAYAPERTVLVSSAIHLHRSLLYFTHFGMTPTPVRADDLQATPSPLPLAINFAMTDYALHEWIGIARYHVYNALGWNPARVNPGEA; this comes from the coding sequence GTGAGCCTGCCCGTGCTGTTTCTGCTTGTCGTCGTCACGGCGATCTGCGCGCTGCGCCGGCAACGCCGGACCGCGCGCGGGCTGGCGGTCGTCTCGCTTGCGCTGTTCGTCGCCATCGGCTGCGGACCGGTGCCGGCCTGGCTGCTCGATTCGCTGGAGGGGCCGTTCGAGGCGCGGCCCGCCGTGGCCTGGGGCAAGCGCAACGCCATCGTGCTGCTGGGCGCCGGCACGCGGCGCGTCGATGGCGGGGTGGAGCCGGGCGTCTTCTCCTATCCGCGCCTGATGGAAGCGGCCCAGCAATACCAGGCCTGCCGCAAGACGAACGCCGACTGCAAGATCCTGGTCAGCGGCGGCGACGCGCGGCACCACGGCGATCCGGAAGCCGCGGTCTACCGGCGCGCGCTGCAGGCCATCGGCATCGACGCGGGCGACGTGCTGCTCGAAGCCAACAGCATGAACACCTGGCAGAACGCACAGTTCTCGCGCGCGGCGCTGGCCGCCTACGCGCCCGAGCGCACGGTGCTGGTGTCGTCCGCCATCCATCTGCACCGCAGCCTGCTGTATTTCACGCACTTCGGCATGACGCCCACCCCGGTGCGCGCGGACGACCTGCAGGCCACGCCCTCCCCGCTGCCGCTGGCGATCAACTTTGCGATGACGGATTACGCACTGCACGAGTGGATCGGCATCGCGCGCTATCACGTCTACAACGCGCTGGGATGGAACCCCGCGCGCGTGAACCCCGGCGAGGCCTGA
- a CDS encoding prohibitin family protein, which yields MPQYTASNKLPLKLLALVFGAALVLAVMRTFLLTWQIIPPGYTGIKINRLVDRGITRENVVTGFVFYNPVQTALIQYPTYVQRVIWTQDINEGHSLNEELTFNTKDAVPVNVDVAVSYQLDRNKVPEFYTNFRADRIDSFTHGYLRDTARNVIVALGSEYNFDDVNGARKEEFVLRLTKELDARLTPLGVSIKQFGIVGSLRPPRTLLDAVSAKTKAIQDAIRTENEVRSAQAEAKKKVAIAEGEAAANRALASSLDDRLLAWERLKLERTAIEKWNGVTPSVMGGAGGGGMLFNIPVGTQNR from the coding sequence ATGCCTCAATACACGGCAAGCAACAAGCTGCCGCTCAAACTGCTCGCGCTCGTCTTCGGCGCCGCGCTGGTGCTCGCGGTCATGCGCACCTTCCTGCTGACCTGGCAGATCATTCCGCCGGGCTATACCGGCATCAAGATCAACCGCCTCGTTGACCGCGGCATCACGCGCGAGAACGTGGTCACCGGTTTCGTGTTCTACAACCCGGTGCAGACGGCCCTCATCCAGTACCCGACCTACGTGCAACGCGTGATCTGGACGCAGGACATCAACGAAGGCCACTCGCTCAATGAGGAGCTGACCTTCAACACGAAGGATGCCGTGCCGGTCAATGTCGACGTGGCGGTGTCGTATCAGCTCGATCGCAACAAGGTGCCCGAGTTCTACACGAACTTCCGCGCCGACCGCATCGACAGCTTCACGCACGGTTACCTGCGCGACACGGCGCGCAATGTCATCGTCGCCCTCGGCTCGGAATACAACTTCGACGACGTGAACGGCGCCAGGAAGGAAGAGTTCGTCTTGCGCCTGACGAAGGAATTGGATGCACGCCTGACGCCGCTGGGCGTGTCGATCAAGCAGTTCGGCATCGTCGGTTCGCTGCGGCCGCCGCGCACGCTGCTCGATGCGGTCAGCGCCAAGACCAAGGCCATCCAGGATGCGATCCGCACGGAGAACGAAGTCCGCTCCGCGCAGGCCGAGGCCAAGAAAAAGGTGGCGATCGCCGAAGGCGAAGCCGCCGCGAACCGCGCGCTGGCGTCCTCGCTGGACGACCGCCTGCTGGCCTGGGAACGCCTGAAGCTGGAGCGCACCGCCATCGAGAAATGGAACGGCGTGACGCCGAGCGTGATGGGCGGCGCGGGTGGAGGCGGCATGCTGTTCAACATCCCGGTGGGGACGCAGAACCGATGA